ACGAACGGCTAGACGGGCGAGGCTATGCTGAACGCGTTCCGGGGCAGGAGCTCACGCTAGAAGAGCGGCTAGTGGCCGTTTGTGATGTATACCAAGCGTTGACCGAGGAAAGACCCTATCGGTCGGGTGAGTCCCCCGCAAAAGTTTTTGGCATAATAGAATCAATGGTGAAAAGCGGCGGTTTATGCTCCGACGCCGCCCGCATGGTCGCCAATGTAGTGCTTTAGGAGGAGAAAAAATGTTATCACCAGAGAAACTTAGCCGTCTTAACGCTCTCGCACAGAAGCAGCGTGCCGACAACTTAACTACTGAGGAACGGGAAGAACAGCGTCAGTTGCGTGAAGAATACCTAGTAAATTTTCGCGGTAGATTTACCGCCGAGCTCGAAAACCTCGGCCTAACCAAAATAGAGCAGCCTACTTGCCCTTGTTGTGCGGGCAAACACCAACACTAAGTAGGTATTTTCGGTAGCCTGGCCGGTCACCCGCGGCGTGCTAGTTTTTTGCGGCTAGGGTAATCATGGCCCGTAGCCCTTGAAAGGCCGTTACATAGTCAGATGCGGTGTATGTCAATGTGCGCCCGTCTAGGCGCTGTGCCTGCGGCAAGAAGCCCGCCGCATCTGCCATGCCGGAGTTAAGCAGCTCGAGGCGCATGGTTACCGGAGTGGCAAAGACAAGTGGCTGCAACGTGGGTAGCGCGCGAAGTGCCTTTTCGGCTTGTTGTTTGATGTGCAGCGTAGCCCGGCTAGGGTGCATATTCTTGGCGCTGTAGCGGGTTATGGCTTCTTTTACAATGGCGACCTCCACACCCTTTAGCAGGGCTTGCGCTTCAAGGGCGGTGTCTTTGTCCCCACTCACTAAGGCAATGGGCACGCCAAAGTGACCTGCGAGCCCGGCATTGATGCCGATTTCGCCACAGAGCACGTCATTTACCCAGACATTGCTCACCACGCCGCCACTAATGGTGTGGGATAGCACCCCGGCAGAATGCATACGGGCGTGGTAGCCAATCAAGAACGCGGCCTGGCATTCGCTATCTAGGCCTTCCATCATCATTAGGGGTTTGGGTGTTCCCAGGATGATGGTAGCAGCAGGATTGAGCTCCGCCGGAATAATATTGTTCATGCCTCCGTGGCTGTCATTGACGATGATCTCTGTGGCTCCCGCGGCTATAGCGCCCTCTATGGCCGCGTTTACTTCGGCCGTCATCTGCCGT
The genomic region above belongs to Bacillota bacterium and contains:
- a CDS encoding DUF896 domain-containing protein; its protein translation is MLSPEKLSRLNALAQKQRADNLTTEEREEQRQLREEYLVNFRGRFTAELENLGLTKIEQPTCPCCAGKHQH
- a CDS encoding M55 family metallopeptidase is translated as MKVFISVDIEGVACVVNSDSTGPTGKTYDEARRQMTAEVNAAIEGAIAAGATEIIVNDSHGGMNNIIPAELNPAATIILGTPKPLMMMEGLDSECQAAFLIGYHARMHSAGVLSHTISGGVVSNVWVNDVLCGEIGINAGLAGHFGVPIALVSGDKDTALEAQALLKGVEVAIVKEAITRYSAKNMHPSRATLHIKQQAEKALRALPTLQPLVFATPVTMRLELLNSGMADAAGFLPQAQRLDGRTLTYTASDYVTAFQGLRAMITLAAKN